A genome region from Falco biarmicus isolate bFalBia1 chromosome 11, bFalBia1.pri, whole genome shotgun sequence includes the following:
- the LRRC8B gene encoding volume-regulated anion channel subunit LRRC8B: MITLTELKYLADAQSSYHILKPWWDVFWYYLTMIMLLVAVLAGALQLTQTRVLCCLPCKLEFDNHCAVPWDLVKANLNMSAGSAAPIIIPLKIQNDLHRQQYSYIDAVCYERQLHWFAKFFPYLVLLHTFIFAACSNFWLYYPSTSSRLEHFVAILQKCFDSPWTTRALSETVAEQSVRKLPIAKSKAVISSPGSSVDIGASRQSLPYSQPGLETTGRENSSSVLDKKEGEQAKAIFEKVKKFRVHVEEKDVIYTVYMKQIIVKVIVFVIIIIYVPYYLSFITLEIDCVVNVQAFTGYKRYQCVYSLAEIFKVLASFYVVLVIFYGLTCTYSLWWMLRSSLKQYSFEKLREKSNYSDIPDVKNDFAFILHLADQYDPLYSQRFSIFLSDLSENKLKQINLNNEWSVEKLKNKLVRNSQDKIELHLFMLNGLPDSVFELTEIEVLSLELIPEAKLPPAVTQLVSLKELNVYHSSLTMDYAAVSFLEENLKTLRLKSSEMGRIPFWVFHLKNLQELCLTGYFMLDHHNSIYNESFQGLKSLKSIHLKNNLSRIPQVVTDLLPSLQHLSINNEGNKLIVLNNLKKLVNLRTLELICCDLERIPHSIFSLNNLHEIDLKENNLRTVEEIISFQHLKNLSCLKLWHNSISYVPVQIGALSNLEQLYLNYNNIKNVPLQLFLCKKLYYLDLSYNKLTSIPEEIGYLTNLQYLALTKNHIEMLPDGLFQCKKLQFLLLGNNSLMNLSPLVGQLLNLVQLELIGNYLESLPAELEECQFLKRNSLIVEERLLKTLPSRVRERLQTCSDKS; this comes from the exons ATGATCACGCTAACAGAACTCAAATACTTAGCAGATGCGCAGTCATCCTACCACATACTAAAACCATGGTGGGATGTCTTCTGGTATTACCTCACCATGATAATGCTGCTAGTTGCTGTGCTTGCTGGGGCTCTCCAGCTTACTCAAACCAGAGTATTGTGTTGTCTTCCTTGCAAGCTAGAATTTGACAATCATTGTGCCGTGCCTTGGGATTTAGTTAAAGCCAACCTTAACATGTcggctggctctgcagcaccgATAATCATCCCGCTTAAAATCCAGAATGATCTCCATCGGCAGCAGTATTCCTATATTGATGCAGTATGTTATGAGAGACAGCTTCACTGGTTTGCCAAATTTTTTCCATACCTAGTGCTTCTGCATAcctttatttttgcagcttGCAGTAATTTCTGGCTTTACTATCCTAGTACAAGCTCCAGGCTTGAGCACTTTGTAGCCATTCTTCAGAAGTGTTTTGATTCTCCATGGACAACACGTGCCCTCTCAGAAACAGTTGCTGAGCAGTCTGTGAGGAAGTTGCCAATAGCCAAATCAAAAGCAGTGATTTCATCACCTGGGAGTTCAGTAGATATAGGGGCCAGCCGACAGTCCCTGCCATATTCGCAGCCTGGCTTGGAAACAACTGGAAGAGAAAATTCCTCAAGTGTTCTTGACAAAAAAGAAGGGGAACAAGCTAAAGCTATATttgaaaaagtgaagaaattcAGAGTACATGTTGAAGAGAAGGATGTCATATATACAGTGTATATGAAACAGATTATAGTGAAAGttattgtatttgtaataataataatttatgtCCCCTACTATTTATCATTTATTACACTTGAAATCGATTGTGTAGTTAATGTTCAAGCCTTTACAGGCTACAAAAGGTACCAGTGTGTTTATTCACTAGcagaaatttttaaagttttggcTTCATTTTATGTTGTTCTAGTGATCTTCTATGGCTTAACTTGTACTTATAGTTTGTGGTGGATGTTAAGAAGTTCACTTAAGCAATATTCTTTTGAGAAGTTGAGAGAGAAAAGTAATTACAGTGATATACCTGATGTAAAGAACGACTTTGCATTTATTCTCCACTTGGCAGATCAGTATGATCCTCTTTATTCCCAACGATTCTCAATATTCCTGTCTGATTTGagtgaaaacaaactgaaacagatAAATCTTAACAATGAATGGTcagtggaaaaactgaaaaataaactagtAAGGAATTCCCAAGACAAGATTGAACTTCACCTTTTCATGTTAAATGGTCTTCCAGACAGTGTCTTTGAACTGACAGAAATAGAAGTCCTAAGCCTGGAACTCATTCCTGAAGCCAAACTTCCTCCAGCTGTGACCCAGCTAGTCAGTCTCAAAGAACTCAATGTTTATCATTCATCACTAACTATGGATTATGCAGCAGTCagctttttagaagaaaatctgaaaacattGCGCCTGAAATCTAGTGAGATGGGAAGAATTCCATTTTGGGTTTTTCATCTAAAAAACCTGCAAGAATTGTGCTTAACAGGATATTTCATGCTAGATCATCACAACTCCATATACAACGAAAGCTTTCAGGGGCTAAAAAGTCTGAAATCAATTCATTTAAAGAACAACCTTTCCCGTATACCTCAAGTGGTTACAGATCTTCTGCCTTCTTTACAACACTTGTCTATCAACAATGAGGGAAATAAACTGATAGTGCTAAATAACCTGAAGAAGCTGGTAAACCTGAGAACCTTGGAATTAATCTGCTGTGATTTAGAGCGCATTCCCCATTCCATTTTTAGCCTAAACAATTTGCATGAAAttgacttaaaagaaaataatctcagaACAGTGGAAGAAATAATTAGTTTTCAACATCTTAAGAACCTTTCTTGCTTAAAATTGTGGCACAACAGTATTTCATATGTCCCAGTGCAGATAGGTGCGTTATCAAACCTGGAACAATTGTATctaaattataataatataaaaaatgttcCATTGCAGctatttctttgtaaaaaattaTACTATTTGGATCTTAGCTATAATAAGCTAACCTCCATCCCTGAAGAAATCGGTTATCTGACCAATCTGCAGTACTTGGCTTTGACAAAAAACCAT aTTGAAATGCTGCCTGATGGattatttcagtgcaaaaagCTGCAATTTCTTCTTCTGGGAAATAACAGTCTGATGAATTTGTCCCCTCTTGTGGGTCAGCTACTGAATCTTGTTCAGTTAGAGCTCATTGGAAACTATCTTGAATCACTTCCTGCTGAACTCGAAGAATGTCAGTTCTTAAAGCGGAACAGTCTAATTGTAGAAGAAAGGTTGTTAAAAACACTTCCATCTCGTGTAAGAGAGCGTTTGCAGACATGCTCAGATAAGTCCTAA